The Candidatus Gracilibacteria bacterium genome window below encodes:
- a CDS encoding helix-turn-helix domain-containing protein, producing MKNLLTKVGLSEKEAEVYLIGLSSIKPTAQYFAKKTGIKRSSIYDILNSLSQKGLISKCMEGKSSYFRVASPEELLAYLDRNKREIEKDIEHKKYFLKEHLVELQSLQNIRTTKPQVRFFEGDLGMREAYEDTLRCTEKKISAFANVETMHGALPNFFPEYYMRRKNAGVSIRAVIPDNPLSLERRTFDSRELRSTKVVDMKKYHFTPEINLYDDKVLIVSWLEKMAIMIESAEIADCFKKMYDLLWENIPEMYNAKK from the coding sequence ATGAAAAATCTCCTTACAAAAGTTGGGCTTTCAGAAAAAGAAGCCGAAGTCTACCTGATTGGACTCTCCAGTATCAAACCGACAGCACAATACTTCGCAAAGAAAACAGGCATAAAACGAAGTTCTATTTATGATATATTGAATAGTCTCTCTCAGAAATGACTTATCTCAAAATGTATGGAATGAAAGTCTTCCTATTTTCGAGTCGCATCACCAGAGGAATTACTTGCCTATCTGGATCGCAATAAGAGAGAAATAGAAAAAGATATCGAGCATAAGAAGTATTTCCTCAAAGAACATCTTGTGGAGCTTCAGTCCCTCCAGAATATCCGAACCACCAAACCGCAGGTTCGATTTTTCGAAGGAGATCTTGGTATGCGAGAGGCCTATGAAGATACTTTGCGTTGCACGGAAAAAAAGATTTCTGCCTTTGCCAATGTAGAAACTATGCACGGCGCATTGCCAAATTTCTTCCCAGAATATTATATGCGTCGAAAAAATGCGGGCGTCTCTATTCGAGCAGTGATTCCTGATAACCCTCTCTCCCTAGAACGACGAACATTTGATTCTCGCGAATTGCGCTCCACAAAAGTAGTCGATATGAAGAAATATCATTTTACACCAGAGATAAATCTGTATGATGATAAAGTACTCATCGTCTCATGGCTTGAAAAAATGGCAATAATGATAGAGTCGGCTGAAATAGCTGATTGTTTCAAGAAAATGTACGATCTTCTCTGGGAAAATATTCCAGAGATGTACAATGCTAAAAAATAA
- a CDS encoding type IV secretory system conjugative DNA transfer family protein, whose product MAGNIFLPTRPILPVSTVPTVDPNIVNQGMNFMDYFLILAVSIVILSLLVWLIRVIIEIILSRNLIYIQVTLPRSDSKLDKEHETKKDFKEKAGIMNLVHNALWKLSSTSLRYTITNFFFKHIKISYEMVYQDGQMYFFLVTYKSLFHTIEQTITSIYPDAEVVLRDKKQYVTFTGEHAIVRTTSIGKANDKYFPIKTYKYFEDDPLGTFTNVFGGLKHTDVAVYQIIAKPLSHRYNDKAKQVAGDYSKGKYKRGGGLLRGLLGLSKILAPLGWIITNFVQNKPEVSGAPGAGAGDSYKIFNQAEQEAQKMVGENAAQNAFNASMIVLVGSDSAASAQDGIDAILAATSIYTNEYCNSLDNNQVFEGMFRPLVRWIHRFSFRFKLAGFFTRTSPYSVDELTTLYHFPDVNYNKSPIISWLGYKKVPPPVNLKAPKEILTMPDYVRDGEYIITEDGTRLKTDKFGNILRGKNDGFITEKDEEIPIETKGEKRGQPKDEGKMPKSSDQTRMLGGFPVYKDAVLLGWNEYRNKKTPIYFDKQDRGRHHYIIGKSGGGKSVLIGYLARQDLWAGDGICVIDPHGDLIEDILSFTPKERAKDIVIFDPSDYERPMGMNMLEVIATDPDLRAIEKDRAALDATAIFIKIFDEEIFGPRIQHYFRNGALTLMDDEEDGGTLIDVPRLFVDDAFMKYKVSKVKNPVVKSFWEHEYAQTGDREKQEMIPYFSAKFGPFITNTTIRNIIGQPKSAFNIREIMDNRRCLLVNLSKGKIGDLNAQLLGLIFVSKVNMAAMSRADTPEKDRKEFYFYVDEFQNFATDTFGEILSEARKYKLALIMAHQYIAQIGGAQKSIKADKPSIKDAVFGNVGTMMSFKVGAEDAEYLEKEYAPTLSQQDIIGIANFTTYCKLNINNASTRPFDIKTIWDNFYRNDRAAKIIKEYSRKMYGRKKIYVDMEIEARLGITKIEEDTSTAAENTAINTSETPPSTPS is encoded by the coding sequence ATGGCTTGAAATATCTTTTTACCGACACGCCCGATTCTTCCAGTTTCTACTGTACCGACCGTCGACCCAAACATCGTAAATCAGGGGATGAACTTTATGGATTATTTCCTTATTTTGGCGGTAAGCATAGTCATACTCTCTCTTCTGGTATGGTTGATAAGGGTTATTATTGAGATAATTCTCTCGCGCAACCTCATCTATATCCAGGTCACACTTCCCAGATCTGACTCCAAACTCGATAAAGAACATGAAACAAAAAAAGATTTCAAGGAAAAGGCGGGTATTATGAATTTGGTTCACAATGCCCTTTGGAAACTTTCATCGACTTCACTACGATATACTATTACCAATTTTTTCTTTAAACATATCAAGATCTCTTACGAGATGGTGTATCAAGATGGCCAGATGTATTTTTTCCTGGTCACGTATAAGTCGCTCTTTCATACTATCGAGCAAACTATTACCTCTATCTATCCCGATGCTGAGGTGGTCCTTCGAGATAAAAAACAATATGTGACTTTTACATGAGAACATGCTATCGTGAGAACAACAAGTATTGGGAAAGCGAATGATAAATATTTTCCTATCAAGACCTATAAGTATTTCGAAGATGATCCTCTCGGGACATTTACAAATGTTTTTTGAGGACTAAAACATACAGATGTTGCTGTATATCAAATAATTGCAAAACCACTTTCCCATCGCTACAATGATAAAGCAAAACAAGTAGCAGGAGATTATAGTAAAGGAAAATATAAGCGCTGAGGTGGACTGTTACGAGGATTACTCGGGTTGAGCAAAATTTTAGCTCCCCTCGGATGGATTATCACTAATTTTGTGCAAAATAAACCTGAAGTAAGTGGTGCTCCATGAGCTGGTGCGTGAGATTCATACAAGATATTTAATCAGGCCGAACAAGAGGCGCAAAAAATGGTCGGCGAAAATGCAGCACAAAATGCATTTAATGCAAGTATGATAGTGCTTGTTGGGAGTGATTCTGCTGCGTCAGCTCAGGATGGTATCGATGCCATCTTGGCTGCTACGAGTATCTATACCAATGAATACTGTAATAGTCTCGATAATAATCAGGTCTTTGAGGGTATGTTTCGTCCCTTGGTTCGATGGATTCATCGTTTTTCCTTTCGTTTCAAATTAGCAGGATTTTTCACACGGACGAGTCCGTACTCTGTTGATGAACTCACGACGCTCTATCATTTTCCTGATGTGAATTATAACAAATCACCTATTATCTCTTGGCTGGGTTATAAAAAAGTACCCCCTCCGGTCAATCTCAAAGCACCAAAAGAAATATTGACTATGCCTGATTATGTACGTGATGGCGAGTATATCATTACCGAAGATGGCACACGTCTCAAGACTGATAAATTTGGGAATATTTTGCGAGGGAAAAATGATGGTTTTATAACTGAAAAGGATGAAGAGATCCCGATAGAAACAAAATGAGAAAAACGTGGGCAACCAAAGGATGAAGGGAAAATGCCAAAATCTTCTGATCAAACCCGTATGCTCGGATGATTTCCTGTATACAAAGATGCGGTGCTCCTCTGATGGAATGAGTATAGAAATAAAAAAACACCTATCTATTTTGATAAGCAAGACAGAGGGAGACATCACTACATTATCGGTAAATCATGAGGAGGTAAATCCGTTTTGATAGGATATTTGGCGCGCCAGGATCTCTGGGCAGGTGATGGTATTTGTGTCATCGACCCACATGGAGACCTCATAGAGGATATCCTCTCTTTTACGCCAAAAGAAAGAGCAAAAGATATCGTAATCTTTGACCCCTCTGACTATGAACGTCCTATGGGTATGAATATGCTGGAAGTTATCGCGACTGATCCAGATTTGCGAGCAATTGAAAAAGACAGAGCCGCTCTCGATGCCACTGCTATATTCATCAAAATATTTGATGAAGAGATATTCGGCCCTCGAATTCAGCATTATTTCCGGAATGGTGCACTGACACTCATGGATGATGAAGAAGATGGTGGTACACTCATTGATGTTCCTCGTCTTTTTGTGGATGATGCTTTTATGAAGTACAAAGTAAGTAAAGTAAAAAATCCTGTCGTAAAATCCTTTTGGGAGCATGAATATGCTCAGACTGGTGATCGTGAAAAACAAGAGATGATCCCCTATTTTTCAGCCAAATTTTGACCATTTATCACGAATACGACTATTCGTAATATCATTGGGCAACCAAAATCTGCCTTTAATATCCGTGAAATCATGGATAATAGACGCTGTCTTCTCGTAAATCTTTCCAAGGGAAAAATAGGTGATCTCAATGCACAACTCCTCGGTCTGATATTTGTCTCAAAGGTAAATATGGCAGCCATGAGTCGTGCCGATACTCCTGAAAAAGATCGAAAGGAATTTTATTTTTATGTGGATGAGTTTCAGAACTTTGCGACTGATACCTTCTGAGAAATTCTTTCTGAAGCTCGTAAATATAAGCTCGCTCTTATCATGGCACATCAATACATCGCTCAAATTGGTGGAGCACAAAAGTCTATAAAAGCCGATAAGCCGTCTATCAAGGATGCGGTCTTCGGCAACGTAGGTACCATGATGTCATTTAAAGTTGGAGCAGAGGATGCAGAATATCTGGAAAAAGAATACGCCCCTACCCTCTCTCAACAGGATATTATCGGCATTGCCAATTTCACCACCTACTGTAAACTCAATATCAATAACGCTTCCACACGACCATTTGATATCAAAACTATTTGGGATAATTTTTATCGCAATGATAGGGCCGCAAAAATCATCAAAGAATACTCTCGCAAGATGTATGGTCGAAAGAAAATCTATGTCGATATGGAAATCGAGGCACGTCTAGGAATCACCAAAATCGAAGAAGACACATCAACAGCTGCAGAAAATACAGCTATCAATACTTCAGAAACTCCTCCTTCTACCCCTTCATAG
- a CDS encoding tyrosine-type recombinase/integrase → MSLLEAVEKFLMYLTITRAMSPRTVEQYGRHMWAFIGFVHPEIHHIIPKGFDLTSFFASQVSIQPKKKIEASFTGMDSRIKSEDDGMREKLEKIDWISTNHIDQHICDHFRLSLAQGAISISTVNAYMISLRAFLLFCKKSHIPTGLESSDIELQKNRERKVEFLTAEELQTLTDSIGTEEISDLRDRAIIFTIYSTGLRVSELTALDIKHINLDTLEFAIIGKGKKVRVVYLTDWACDAIREYLAKREDHFSALFLKHGKHFPVDASSDEVRFDRFLITKMIGDRARKAGIVKPVSAHTLRHSFATTLLGNGADLRSIQELLGHKNIATTQVYTHVTNKQLREVHKKFHV, encoded by the coding sequence ATGTCTCTCCTCGAAGCCGTTGAAAAATTTCTGATGTACCTCACGATTACTCGAGCGATGAGCCCGAGAACGGTGGAACAATACGGACGGCATATGTGGGCCTTTATTGGATTTGTACATCCTGAGATCCATCACATCATTCCAAAAGGATTCGATTTAACGAGTTTTTTTGCCTCACAGGTGTCTATACAGCCCAAGAAAAAAATAGAGGCCTCTTTTACGGGGATGGATTCTAGGATCAAGTCCGAGGATGACGGGATGAGAGAAAAATTGGAAAAGATAGATTGGATTTCCACAAATCATATCGACCAACATATTTGTGATCATTTTCGGTTATCACTTGCTCAATGAGCTATCAGTATTTCCACCGTGAATGCGTATATGATTTCTTTACGAGCATTTTTGCTTTTCTGTAAAAAAAGTCATATTCCGACAGGACTCGAATCATCAGATATTGAGCTTCAAAAAAATCGTGAACGAAAAGTCGAATTCTTGACGGCTGAAGAACTGCAAACTCTCACAGACTCCATTGGTACTGAAGAAATTTCTGATTTGCGTGATCGAGCGATTATCTTTACGATTTATAGTACTGGTTTACGTGTTTCAGAACTCACTGCACTGGATATAAAACATATTAATCTTGACACTCTCGAGTTTGCTATCATAGGTAAAGGAAAGAAGGTACGAGTCGTCTACCTAACCGATTGGGCCTGTGATGCCATTCGTGAATACCTCGCAAAGAGGGAAGACCACTTCTCTGCCTTGTTTCTCAAACACGGAAAGCACTTCCCTGTCGATGCAAGCTCGGATGAGGTACGATTTGATCGATTTTTGATTACTAAAATGATTGGCGATAGAGCTCGCAAAGCTGGTATCGTAAAGCCCGTTTCGGCTCACACACTACGGCATTCATTCGCCACTACCCTCCTCTGAAATGGAGCAGATTTACGATCGATTCAAGAGCTTCTCTGACATAAAAACATCGCTACCACTCAGGTTTATACTCATGTTACTAACAAGCAATTACGAGAGGTGCATAAAAAGTTTCATGTGTAG
- the ruvB gene encoding Holliday junction branch migration DNA helicase RuvB: protein MAIKETSHNPLKERVSTPNPIAEDSGEESLRPKKLSEYIGQTMIKKHLQVAMDAAKIRSAPVEHILFYGPPGLGKTTLAMLVAAETGGSLRHTSGPAIDKPADMLSVLTSLQPGDILFIDEIHRLKPVIEEILYSAMEDYQIDIMVGSGPGATSVKMDLPKFTLIGATTRLSSLSHPLRDRFGHVWKMDLYENEDLAKIVRRSAKILGVELGDDEALEIAKRSRGTPRIANRLTKIVRDYHILGKLSELSELFREIHIDEYGLDDIDRQLIRLLGENNGNAMGINTLAAMIGEEAATIEDVIEPFLIKIGLLERTPRGRVISMKGREYLLK from the coding sequence ATGGCTATAAAAGAAACATCGCATAATCCTCTCAAAGAACGAGTATCAACACCAAATCCAATCGCTGAAGATAGTGGGGAAGAATCACTGCGTCCAAAAAAACTTTCTGAGTATATCGGACAGACGATGATAAAAAAACATCTTCAGGTCGCCATGGATGCGGCAAAAATTCGTTCAGCGCCCGTGGAACATATTCTCTTTTATGGTCCTCCAGGTCTTGGGAAAACCACGCTTGCTATGCTCGTAGCGGCTGAAACAGGAGGAAGTCTGCGCCATACTTCTGGTCCAGCAATTGATAAACCAGCCGATATGCTCTCTGTGCTCACGAGTTTACAACCGGGTGATATACTTTTTATCGATGAGATACACCGCCTGAAGCCAGTGATAGAAGAGATCCTCTATTCAGCAATGGAGGATTATCAGATAGATATTATGGTAGGAAGTGGTCCATGAGCGACATCAGTAAAGATGGATTTACCAAAATTTACGCTTATTGGTGCAACCACTCGTCTTTCATCGCTTTCTCATCCACTTCGTGACCGATTTGGACATGTCTGGAAGATGGATCTCTATGAAAATGAAGACTTGGCAAAGATCGTTCGTCGCAGTGCAAAAATTCTCTGAGTTGAGCTCTGAGATGATGAAGCCCTGGAAATCGCCAAAAGAAGTCGTGGAACACCACGAATTGCTAATCGTCTGACAAAAATCGTTCGAGATTACCATATTCTCGGGAAACTCTCTGAACTCTCTGAACTTTTTCGTGAAATACATATAGATGAATATGGTCTTGACGATATCGATAGACAACTCATTCGACTCCTCGGAGAAAATAATGGTAATGCTATGGGCATCAATACGCTTGCCGCTATGATAGGGGAGGAAGCGGCTACTATCGAGGATGTTATTGAACCATTTCTTATCAAAATCGGGCTTTTAGAAAGGACTCCTCGAGGACGAGTAATTTCTATGAAAGGAAGAGAATATCTCCTAAAATAG
- the murD gene encoding UDP-N-acetylmuramoyl-L-alanine--D-glutamate ligase translates to MKNILIYGRGKVGNSLAHFCDFMEYSYTICDDSDAPEDFSSFEKIIPSPGIPSSHKIYETDIIVSELDFLFPHIPTGFQIHAITGTDGKSTTAWILYHFLKSGLPDSPVYLGGNFGTPLADIIGDIKKNEQKSGHIVLEVSSFMAYNIKKFTADNTILTNLHPDHLDWHKNLHEYYNAKLNLLGHTRGTILYPQSVLSIFPEIKDFPMESVCLGDEIIQAPDGILQLSQELFLDISERQLYGDHNIKNIFFAASLAVKMGITVKELSAILANIPALPHRLQKVSGKDNKVWIDDSKSTTAQSLYAALAAFAPQKVYLIAGGKDKGDPFENLAENLQKYCVECVAIGETKHIFLQAAHDAYIPAIPSATMEDAVSYLAQNTREGDIILLSPGCSSFDMFQNYEERAEKFRSAIEVN, encoded by the coding sequence ATGAAAAATATTCTTATTTATGGTCGTGGAAAGGTAGGAAATTCTCTGGCTCATTTTTGTGATTTCATGGAATATTCCTATACAATTTGTGATGACAGTGATGCTCCAGAGGATTTTAGTTCCTTTGAAAAAATTATCCCTTCACCTGGTATTCCTTCGAGTCATAAAATTTATGAAACCGATATAATTGTTTCAGAGCTTGATTTTCTCTTTCCCCATATACCTACATGATTTCAAATTCATGCTATTACAGGAACCGATGGAAAATCTACTACAGCATGGATACTCTACCATTTTTTAAAATCTGGTCTCCCAGATTCACCAGTATATTTAGGAGGAAATTTTTGAACACCACTTGCAGATATCATAGGAGATATCAAAAAAAATGAACAAAAAAGTGGACATATAGTCCTAGAGGTGTCGAGTTTTATGGCGTACAATATCAAAAAGTTTACAGCTGATAATACAATATTAACCAATCTCCATCCGGACCACCTCGATTGGCATAAAAATCTCCATGAGTATTATAATGCGAAGCTCAATCTACTTGGGCACACAAGATGAACCATTCTGTATCCTCAATCAGTACTGTCTATTTTTCCGGAAATAAAAGATTTTCCGATGGAGTCAGTCTGTCTTTGAGATGAGATAATTCAAGCACCAGATGGTATATTACAATTGAGTCAGGAGCTCTTCCTAGATATCTCAGAAAGGCAGCTCTATGGTGACCATAATATCAAAAATATATTTTTCGCGGCATCTCTCGCTGTAAAAATGGGCATCACTGTGAAAGAGCTTTCAGCAATATTAGCAAATATACCAGCACTTCCTCATAGGTTACAAAAGGTCTCGGGGAAAGATAATAAAGTGTGGATAGATGATAGTAAATCTACTACTGCCCAATCTCTTTATGCGGCCTTGGCGGCATTTGCACCTCAAAAAGTATATTTAATAGCGTGAGGAAAAGATAAAGGGGATCCATTTGAAAATCTCGCTGAAAATCTCCAAAAATATTGTGTTGAATGTGTCGCAATAGGGGAGACAAAGCATATTTTCCTACAAGCCGCACACGACGCCTATATACCAGCTATTCCGAGTGCCACTATGGAAGATGCCGTATCGTATCTCGCTCAAAATACAAGAGAAGGCGATATCATCCTTCTCTCTCCTGGTTGTTCAAGTTTTGATATGTTTCAGAACTATGAAGAAAGGGCCGAAAAATTTCGCAGTGCTATAGAAGTGAATTAG
- a CDS encoding 23S rRNA (pseudouridine(1915)-N(3))-methyltransferase RlmH, which translates to MKKFTLLTVADSWHHFEKPIKEYEKRLQKELEIILLKPAKYDDTEACRQRDTKNVIETLKKYPHSYIVFCDIGGKNPGTTEEFADWISIKSQQYKSIIFVIGGSYGLDSEPMKTVIHESISLGKWTLPHALASLIVLEQLYRVTNLLAGGKYHH; encoded by the coding sequence ATGAAGAAATTTACGCTCCTTACTGTCGCTGATTCTTGGCATCACTTTGAAAAACCAATCAAAGAATACGAAAAAAGGTTACAGAAAGAGCTAGAAATCATCTTATTGAAACCAGCAAAGTATGATGATACTGAGGCATGCCGTCAACGTGATACGAAAAATGTTATCGAAACACTCAAAAAATATCCTCATTCGTATATTGTTTTCTGCGATATTGGAGGCAAAAATCCATGAACTACAGAAGAATTCGCTGACTGGATCAGTATAAAAAGCCAGCAATACAAAAGTATTATTTTTGTTATTGGGGGCTCATATGGTCTTGACTCCGAACCAATGAAAACAGTTATTCACGAATCGATTTCTCTCGGAAAATGGACACTCCCCCATGCCCTTGCGAGCTTAATCGTCCTCGAACAGCTCTACAGAGTGACGAATCTGCTTGCTGGTGGAAAATATCATCATTAA
- a CDS encoding RsmB/NOP family class I SAM-dependent RNA methyltransferase, with translation MVSIPSNLLSLLEQFPAEIQTKIIAGWSQPRSIVSFRVNHLKSSTEEVVQALKTALLPYQVWQYSDDAFSLPIDQEYTLRGLDIYREGKIYVQSFSSMIPALCLDLQPGQKILDMAAAPGSKTTQIASILRGKCQITALEKFGIRHEKLLHTLKLQGAEGCVEVIKMDAIDFAKTATEKYDRILLDAPCSSDGRINLADERTHKWYSKEKSISKAELQLQMLEAAGKLLSPTGKIIYSTCSLSRGENEKVVKAFLRKSPSFTTIPCPITWDYFLPEYEGMYFGRWLPTDKQEGFFVCVLEYST, from the coding sequence ATGGTATCTATCCCCTCAAATCTCCTCTCACTCTTGGAGCAATTCCCTGCTGAAATTCAGACAAAAATCATCGCTGGCTGGTCACAACCTCGCTCAATTGTATCATTTCGAGTAAACCATCTTAAATCCTCTACAGAAGAAGTAGTGCAAGCCCTCAAAACCGCTTTACTCCCCTATCAGGTTTGGCAATATTCAGACGACGCTTTTTCTCTTCCAATCGATCAAGAATATACACTTCGGGGTCTTGATATCTATCGTGAAGGGAAAATCTATGTGCAAAGTTTTTCGAGTATGATTCCAGCTCTTTGTCTCGATTTACAACCTGGACAGAAAATTCTCGATATGGCAGCCGCTCCAGGTTCTAAAACAACACAGATAGCGAGTATACTTCGTGGAAAATGTCAGATTACTGCGCTGGAGAAATTCGGCATACGACATGAGAAACTTCTTCATACTCTCAAACTTCAGTGAGCAGAGGGCTGTGTTGAAGTGATAAAAATGGACGCTATTGATTTTGCAAAAACAGCAACAGAAAAATATGATCGCATCCTCCTCGACGCTCCATGTAGCTCTGATGGTCGTATCAATCTCGCTGATGAACGAACCCATAAATGGTACTCCAAAGAAAAAAGTATATCAAAAGCTGAATTACAACTCCAAATGCTCGAAGCTGCCGGGAAACTCCTCTCCCCTACTGGGAAAATCATCTATTCTACCTGCTCTCTTTCTCGATGAGAAAATGAAAAGGTTGTAAAAGCATTTCTCAGAAAGAGTCCTTCATTTACCACAATCCCCTGCCCTATTACATGGGATTATTTCCTCCCAGAATACGAAGGTATGTATTTTGGACGTTGGCTCCCTACCGATAAGCAAGAAGGATTCTTTGTCTGTGTTTTAGAATACTCTACATAA